A stretch of Onychomys torridus chromosome 2, mOncTor1.1, whole genome shotgun sequence DNA encodes these proteins:
- the Mybl1 gene encoding myb-related protein A isoform X2, translating to MAKRSRSEDEDDDLQYADHDYEVPQQKGLKKLWNRVKWTRDEDDKLKKLVEQHGTDDWALIASHLQNRSDFQCQHRWQKVLNPELIKGPWTKEEDQRVIELVQKYGPKRWSLIAKHLKGRIGKQCRERWHNHLNPEVKKSSWTEEEDRIIYEAHKRLGNRWAEIAKLLPGRTDNSIKNHWNSTMRRKVEQEGYLQDGIPGYQYVSPDGNCVEHVQTSAFIQQPFVDEDPDKEKKIKELELLLMSAENEVRRKRLPSQPGSFSSWSGSFLMDDSMSNTLNNLEEHTTEFYSMDENQTVSAQQNSPTKFLAVEANAVLSSLQTIPEFAETLELIESDPVAWSDVTSFDLSDAAASPVKSTPVKLMRIQHNEGAMECQFNVSLVLEGKKNSCNGGDSEAIPLTSPNLVKFSTPPTILRKKKRIRVGQSLGSELGDGSFSEGSTTALKHTPVKTLPFSPSQFFNTCPGNEQLNIENPSFTSTPICGQKVLITTPLQKEATPKDQKENVGFRTPTIRRSILGTTPRTPTPFKNALAAQEKKYGPLKIVSQPLAFLEEDIREVLKEETGTDIFLKEEDEPAYKNCKQEHSSSVKKVRKSLALDSWDKEEPGTQLLTEDISDMQSENILTTSLLMIPLLEIHDNRCNLTPEKQDINSANKTYTLTKKKPNPNTSKVVKLEKNLQSNCEWETVVYGKTEDQLIMTEQARRYLSTYTAASSTSRALIL from the exons GATGACAAGTTAAAGAAGTTGGTTGAACAACATGGAACTGATGATTGGGCTCTAATTGCTAGTCATCTTCAA AACCGTTCTGATTTTCAGTGCCAACACCGATGGCAGAAGGTTTTAAATCCAGAATTGATAAAGGGTCCTTGGACTAAAGAAGAAGATCAGAGG GTTATTGAATTAGTTCAGAAATATGGACCAAAAAGGTGGTCTTTAATTGCAAAACATTTAAAAGGAAGAATAGGCAAGCAGTGCAGAGAAAGATGGCATAATCACTTGAATCCTGAAGTAAAGAAATCTTCTTGGACAGAAGAAGAAGACAGGATCATATATGAAGCACATAAGCGGCTGGGAAACCGTTGGGCAGAAATTGCTAAATTACTTCCTGGAAG GACTGATAATTCTATCAAAAATCATTGGAACTCTACGATGCGAAGAAAAGTGGAGCAGGAGGGCTACTTACAAGATGGA atCCCTGGTTATCAGTATGTATCACCTGATGGCAATTGTGTTGAACATGTTCAGACATCTGCCTTTATTCAG cAACCCTTTGTTGATGAAGATcctgataaggaaaaaaaaataaaggaacttgAGTTGCTTCTTATGTCAGCTGAGAATGAAGTTAGAAGAAAGAGGCTTCCATCT CAACCTGGAAGCTTTTCTAGCTGGTCTGGCAGTTTCCTCATGGATGATAGCATGTCTAATACACTGAATAACCTTGAGGAACATACTACTGAATTTTATAGCATGGATGAAAATCAGACTGTTTCTGCTCAGCAGAATTCGCCCACAAAGTTTCTAGCTGTAGAAGCAAATGCTGTACTGTCTTCTCTACAGACCATCCCAGAATTTGCAGAGACTCTAGAACTGATTGAATCT GATCCTGTAGCATGGAGTGATGTTACCAGTTTTGATCTTTCtgatgctgctgcttctcctgtcAAGTCTACTCCAGTTAAACTAATGCGGATTCAACATAATGAAGGAGCCATGGAATGCCAATTTAATGTCAGTCTTGTACTTGAAGGGAAAAAGAACAGTTGTAATGGTGGAGACAGTGAAGCTATTCCTCTGACATCCCCAAATTTGGTCAAGTTTAGCACTCCACCAACCATCCTccgaaagaagaaaagaatacgAGTGGGTCAGTCTCTAGGCAGTGAGCTTGGTGATGGCTCGTTCAGTGAAGGCAGTACCACAGCATTAAAACACACACCAGTGAAAACACTACCATTTTCTCCTTCACAG TTTTTTAACACATGTCCTGGAAATGAACAACTTAATATAGAAAACCCTTCATTTACATCAACTCCAATTTGTGGGCAAAAAGTTCTCATTACAACTCCTCTTCAGAAGGAAGCAACTCCCAAagatcaaaaagaaaatgtagg GTTTAGAACACCTACTATTAGAAGATCTATATTGGGTACCACACCAAGAACTCCTACTCCATTTAAGAATGCACTTGCTGCTCAGGAAAAGAAATATGGACCCCTTAAAATTGTG tcCCAGCCACTTGCCTTCTTGGAAGAAGACATTCGAgaagttttaaaagaagaaactggaACAGACATATTCCTCAAAGAAGAAGATGAACCTGCTTACAAAAACTGCAAGCAAGAG CATTCTTCATCTGTGAAGAAAGTCAGAAAATCACTAGCCTTAGATAGCTGGGACAAAGAAGAACCGGGCACTCAGTTACTAACTGAAGACATTTCAGACATGCAG tcAGAAAATATACTTACAACATCTTTATTAATGATACCATTATTGGAAATACATGACAATAGGTGCAACTTGACTCCTGAAAAACAAGATATAAATTCAGCCAACAAAACATATACACTTactaaaaagaaaccaaacccTAACACTTCCAAAGTTGTCAAATTGGAAAAGAATCTTCAG TCAAATTGTGAATGGGAAACAGTGGTATATGGGAAGACAGAAGACCAACTCATCATGACTGAACAAGCGAGAAGATATCTGAGTACTTACACAGCTGCCAGCAGCACTTCAAGAGCTCTCATACTCTAA
- the Mybl1 gene encoding myb-related protein A isoform X3, which translates to MAKRSRSEDEDDDLQYADHDYEVPQQKGLKKLWNRVKWTRDEDDKLKKLVEQHGTDDWALIASHLQNRSDFQCQHRWQKVLNPELIKGPWTKEEDQRVIELVQKYGPKRWSLIAKHLKGRIGKQCRERWHNHLNPEVKKSSWTEEEDRIIYEAHKRLGNRWAEIAKLLPGRTDNSIKNHWNSTMRRKVEQEGYLQDGVKSERASSKLQHKPCATMDHLQTQNQFYIPVQIPGYQYVSPDGNCVEHVQTSAFIQQPGSFSSWSGSFLMDDSMSNTLNNLEEHTTEFYSMDENQTVSAQQNSPTKFLAVEANAVLSSLQTIPEFAETLELIESDPVAWSDVTSFDLSDAAASPVKSTPVKLMRIQHNEGAMECQFNVSLVLEGKKNSCNGGDSEAIPLTSPNLVKFSTPPTILRKKKRIRVGQSLGSELGDGSFSEGSTTALKHTPVKTLPFSPSQFFNTCPGNEQLNIENPSFTSTPICGQKVLITTPLQKEATPKDQKENVGFRTPTIRRSILGTTPRTPTPFKNALAAQEKKYGPLKIVSQPLAFLEEDIREVLKEETGTDIFLKEEDEPAYKNCKQEHSSSVKKVRKSLALDSWDKEEPGTQLLTEDISDMQSENILTTSLLMIPLLEIHDNRCNLTPEKQDINSANKTYTLTKKKPNPNTSKVVKLEKNLQSNCEWETVVYGKTEDQLIMTEQARRYLSTYTAASSTSRALIL; encoded by the exons GATGACAAGTTAAAGAAGTTGGTTGAACAACATGGAACTGATGATTGGGCTCTAATTGCTAGTCATCTTCAA AACCGTTCTGATTTTCAGTGCCAACACCGATGGCAGAAGGTTTTAAATCCAGAATTGATAAAGGGTCCTTGGACTAAAGAAGAAGATCAGAGG GTTATTGAATTAGTTCAGAAATATGGACCAAAAAGGTGGTCTTTAATTGCAAAACATTTAAAAGGAAGAATAGGCAAGCAGTGCAGAGAAAGATGGCATAATCACTTGAATCCTGAAGTAAAGAAATCTTCTTGGACAGAAGAAGAAGACAGGATCATATATGAAGCACATAAGCGGCTGGGAAACCGTTGGGCAGAAATTGCTAAATTACTTCCTGGAAG GACTGATAATTCTATCAAAAATCATTGGAACTCTACGATGCGAAGAAAAGTGGAGCAGGAGGGCTACTTACAAGATGGAGTAAAGTCAGAGCGCGCGTCATCAAAACTCCAACACAAACCTTGTGCGACTATGGACCATTTGCAAACCCAGAATCAGTTTTACATACCTGTTCAG atCCCTGGTTATCAGTATGTATCACCTGATGGCAATTGTGTTGAACATGTTCAGACATCTGCCTTTATTCAG CAACCTGGAAGCTTTTCTAGCTGGTCTGGCAGTTTCCTCATGGATGATAGCATGTCTAATACACTGAATAACCTTGAGGAACATACTACTGAATTTTATAGCATGGATGAAAATCAGACTGTTTCTGCTCAGCAGAATTCGCCCACAAAGTTTCTAGCTGTAGAAGCAAATGCTGTACTGTCTTCTCTACAGACCATCCCAGAATTTGCAGAGACTCTAGAACTGATTGAATCT GATCCTGTAGCATGGAGTGATGTTACCAGTTTTGATCTTTCtgatgctgctgcttctcctgtcAAGTCTACTCCAGTTAAACTAATGCGGATTCAACATAATGAAGGAGCCATGGAATGCCAATTTAATGTCAGTCTTGTACTTGAAGGGAAAAAGAACAGTTGTAATGGTGGAGACAGTGAAGCTATTCCTCTGACATCCCCAAATTTGGTCAAGTTTAGCACTCCACCAACCATCCTccgaaagaagaaaagaatacgAGTGGGTCAGTCTCTAGGCAGTGAGCTTGGTGATGGCTCGTTCAGTGAAGGCAGTACCACAGCATTAAAACACACACCAGTGAAAACACTACCATTTTCTCCTTCACAG TTTTTTAACACATGTCCTGGAAATGAACAACTTAATATAGAAAACCCTTCATTTACATCAACTCCAATTTGTGGGCAAAAAGTTCTCATTACAACTCCTCTTCAGAAGGAAGCAACTCCCAAagatcaaaaagaaaatgtagg GTTTAGAACACCTACTATTAGAAGATCTATATTGGGTACCACACCAAGAACTCCTACTCCATTTAAGAATGCACTTGCTGCTCAGGAAAAGAAATATGGACCCCTTAAAATTGTG tcCCAGCCACTTGCCTTCTTGGAAGAAGACATTCGAgaagttttaaaagaagaaactggaACAGACATATTCCTCAAAGAAGAAGATGAACCTGCTTACAAAAACTGCAAGCAAGAG CATTCTTCATCTGTGAAGAAAGTCAGAAAATCACTAGCCTTAGATAGCTGGGACAAAGAAGAACCGGGCACTCAGTTACTAACTGAAGACATTTCAGACATGCAG tcAGAAAATATACTTACAACATCTTTATTAATGATACCATTATTGGAAATACATGACAATAGGTGCAACTTGACTCCTGAAAAACAAGATATAAATTCAGCCAACAAAACATATACACTTactaaaaagaaaccaaacccTAACACTTCCAAAGTTGTCAAATTGGAAAAGAATCTTCAG TCAAATTGTGAATGGGAAACAGTGGTATATGGGAAGACAGAAGACCAACTCATCATGACTGAACAAGCGAGAAGATATCTGAGTACTTACACAGCTGCCAGCAGCACTTCAAGAGCTCTCATACTCTAA
- the Mybl1 gene encoding myb-related protein A isoform X1 — MAKRSRSEDEDDDLQYADHDYEVPQQKGLKKLWNRVKWTRDEDDKLKKLVEQHGTDDWALIASHLQNRSDFQCQHRWQKVLNPELIKGPWTKEEDQRVIELVQKYGPKRWSLIAKHLKGRIGKQCRERWHNHLNPEVKKSSWTEEEDRIIYEAHKRLGNRWAEIAKLLPGRTDNSIKNHWNSTMRRKVEQEGYLQDGVKSERASSKLQHKPCATMDHLQTQNQFYIPVQIPGYQYVSPDGNCVEHVQTSAFIQQPFVDEDPDKEKKIKELELLLMSAENEVRRKRLPSQPGSFSSWSGSFLMDDSMSNTLNNLEEHTTEFYSMDENQTVSAQQNSPTKFLAVEANAVLSSLQTIPEFAETLELIESDPVAWSDVTSFDLSDAAASPVKSTPVKLMRIQHNEGAMECQFNVSLVLEGKKNSCNGGDSEAIPLTSPNLVKFSTPPTILRKKKRIRVGQSLGSELGDGSFSEGSTTALKHTPVKTLPFSPSQFFNTCPGNEQLNIENPSFTSTPICGQKVLITTPLQKEATPKDQKENVGFRTPTIRRSILGTTPRTPTPFKNALAAQEKKYGPLKIVSQPLAFLEEDIREVLKEETGTDIFLKEEDEPAYKNCKQEHSSSVKKVRKSLALDSWDKEEPGTQLLTEDISDMQSENILTTSLLMIPLLEIHDNRCNLTPEKQDINSANKTYTLTKKKPNPNTSKVVKLEKNLQSNCEWETVVYGKTEDQLIMTEQARRYLSTYTAASSTSRALIL; from the exons GATGACAAGTTAAAGAAGTTGGTTGAACAACATGGAACTGATGATTGGGCTCTAATTGCTAGTCATCTTCAA AACCGTTCTGATTTTCAGTGCCAACACCGATGGCAGAAGGTTTTAAATCCAGAATTGATAAAGGGTCCTTGGACTAAAGAAGAAGATCAGAGG GTTATTGAATTAGTTCAGAAATATGGACCAAAAAGGTGGTCTTTAATTGCAAAACATTTAAAAGGAAGAATAGGCAAGCAGTGCAGAGAAAGATGGCATAATCACTTGAATCCTGAAGTAAAGAAATCTTCTTGGACAGAAGAAGAAGACAGGATCATATATGAAGCACATAAGCGGCTGGGAAACCGTTGGGCAGAAATTGCTAAATTACTTCCTGGAAG GACTGATAATTCTATCAAAAATCATTGGAACTCTACGATGCGAAGAAAAGTGGAGCAGGAGGGCTACTTACAAGATGGAGTAAAGTCAGAGCGCGCGTCATCAAAACTCCAACACAAACCTTGTGCGACTATGGACCATTTGCAAACCCAGAATCAGTTTTACATACCTGTTCAG atCCCTGGTTATCAGTATGTATCACCTGATGGCAATTGTGTTGAACATGTTCAGACATCTGCCTTTATTCAG cAACCCTTTGTTGATGAAGATcctgataaggaaaaaaaaataaaggaacttgAGTTGCTTCTTATGTCAGCTGAGAATGAAGTTAGAAGAAAGAGGCTTCCATCT CAACCTGGAAGCTTTTCTAGCTGGTCTGGCAGTTTCCTCATGGATGATAGCATGTCTAATACACTGAATAACCTTGAGGAACATACTACTGAATTTTATAGCATGGATGAAAATCAGACTGTTTCTGCTCAGCAGAATTCGCCCACAAAGTTTCTAGCTGTAGAAGCAAATGCTGTACTGTCTTCTCTACAGACCATCCCAGAATTTGCAGAGACTCTAGAACTGATTGAATCT GATCCTGTAGCATGGAGTGATGTTACCAGTTTTGATCTTTCtgatgctgctgcttctcctgtcAAGTCTACTCCAGTTAAACTAATGCGGATTCAACATAATGAAGGAGCCATGGAATGCCAATTTAATGTCAGTCTTGTACTTGAAGGGAAAAAGAACAGTTGTAATGGTGGAGACAGTGAAGCTATTCCTCTGACATCCCCAAATTTGGTCAAGTTTAGCACTCCACCAACCATCCTccgaaagaagaaaagaatacgAGTGGGTCAGTCTCTAGGCAGTGAGCTTGGTGATGGCTCGTTCAGTGAAGGCAGTACCACAGCATTAAAACACACACCAGTGAAAACACTACCATTTTCTCCTTCACAG TTTTTTAACACATGTCCTGGAAATGAACAACTTAATATAGAAAACCCTTCATTTACATCAACTCCAATTTGTGGGCAAAAAGTTCTCATTACAACTCCTCTTCAGAAGGAAGCAACTCCCAAagatcaaaaagaaaatgtagg GTTTAGAACACCTACTATTAGAAGATCTATATTGGGTACCACACCAAGAACTCCTACTCCATTTAAGAATGCACTTGCTGCTCAGGAAAAGAAATATGGACCCCTTAAAATTGTG tcCCAGCCACTTGCCTTCTTGGAAGAAGACATTCGAgaagttttaaaagaagaaactggaACAGACATATTCCTCAAAGAAGAAGATGAACCTGCTTACAAAAACTGCAAGCAAGAG CATTCTTCATCTGTGAAGAAAGTCAGAAAATCACTAGCCTTAGATAGCTGGGACAAAGAAGAACCGGGCACTCAGTTACTAACTGAAGACATTTCAGACATGCAG tcAGAAAATATACTTACAACATCTTTATTAATGATACCATTATTGGAAATACATGACAATAGGTGCAACTTGACTCCTGAAAAACAAGATATAAATTCAGCCAACAAAACATATACACTTactaaaaagaaaccaaacccTAACACTTCCAAAGTTGTCAAATTGGAAAAGAATCTTCAG TCAAATTGTGAATGGGAAACAGTGGTATATGGGAAGACAGAAGACCAACTCATCATGACTGAACAAGCGAGAAGATATCTGAGTACTTACACAGCTGCCAGCAGCACTTCAAGAGCTCTCATACTCTAA